The following proteins come from a genomic window of Papaver somniferum cultivar HN1 unplaced genomic scaffold, ASM357369v1 unplaced-scaffold_65, whole genome shotgun sequence:
- the LOC113343681 gene encoding olee1-like protein, whose product MAKFSSLAVVLLIGALCFLSVAHCDDFHVEGKIYCDTCRCGFETRVSEPIKGAKVGLECKNREGGHVTFTGEGETDASGTYSIAVNGDHEEDVCEVITKESPVEDCNVPVQGRSRGRVAITANNGIPSPVRYVNSLGFLRKEPLSECPKVIAELGLTPEDIKIEYM is encoded by the exons atggcaAAGTTTTCTTCTCTAGCTGTTGTCCTTCTCATTGGTGCTCTCTGCTTCTTATCAGTCGCACACTGCGATGACTTTCACGTCGAGGGAAAGATTTACTGTGACACATGCCGTTGTGGGTTTGAGACCAGAGTTAGTGAACCTATCAAAG GTGCCAAAGTGGGACTAGAATGCAAAAACAGAGAAGGTGGGCACGTTACTTTCACCGGAGAGGGTGAGACTGATGCGAGCGGTACCTACTCAATCGCAGTGAATGGAGATCACGAAGAAGATGTATGTGAGGTGATCACGAAAGAGAGCCCTGTCGAGGATTGTAACGTACCTGTTCAAGGACGAAGCCGTGGCCGTGTTGCTATCACTGCCAACAACGGTATTCCTTCTCCAGTTAGATATGTGAACTCATTGGGGTTCCTCAGGAAAGAACCACTTTCTGAATGCCCTAAAGTCATTGCTGAATTGGGTCTTACCCCTGAGGATATCAAGATAGAGTATATGTAA